The following nucleotide sequence is from Paeniglutamicibacter kerguelensis.
GACGCCCTCGGAGACGACCTTCAGCGCATCGACGTCGAGGCCGGAGTCGGTCTCGTCGAGCACTGCGAACTTCGGCTTGAAGAGCTCGAGCTGAAGGATCTCAACACGCTTCTTCTCGCCGCCGGAGAAGCCTTCGTTGACGTTGCGGGCCGCGAACTCGGGATCGATCTTCAGCGCGGCCATGGCCGTCTTGACGTCCTTGGTCCAGGTGCGCAACTTCGGCGCTTCGCCGGCGATGGCGGTCTTGGCGGTGCGCAGGAAGTTGGTCATGGTGACACCCGGAACCTCTACCGGGTACTGCATGGCCAGAAAGAGTCCGGCGCGTGCACGCTCGTCAACGCTCATTTCCAGCACGTCTTCGCCGTCCAGGCTGATCGAGCCCGAGGTGACGGTGTAACGCGGGTGGCCGGCGATGGTCGAAGCCAGGGTGGACTTGCCCGAGCCGTTGGGGCCCATGATGGCGTGGGTCTCACCGGTTTTGATGGTCAGGGAAACGCCCTTGAGAATTTCCTTGGTGCCCTGCTCGGTCTCGATGGAGACGTGCAGGTCCTTGATTTCCAGAGTAGACATACTTAAGTCCGTTCTCTTTCTTTGATGCCGGTTCTCACCGGCGAAATTTTCTGGTGGTGGGGGCTCGGACTAGTTGTCCGTGGCTGCGAGCTCACGCTCGATGGTCTCGGCAAGGCGTTCCTCGATCTCCGGAACACCGATCTGCTGCACGATTTCGTTCAGGAAGCCACGAACCACCAGGCGGCGGGCAGTTTTCTCATCGATGCCGCGGGCCATCAGGTAGAACAGGTGCTCGTCATCGAAACGGCCGGTGGTCGAGGCGTGGCCCGCACCGGCGATCAAGCCGGTTTCGATTTCCAGGTTCGGCACCGAGTCGGCGCGCGCGCCGTCGGTGAGCACCAGGTTGCGGTTGGCCTCGTAGGAGTCGGTACCCATGGCGGTCTTGCGGATCAGCACATCGCCGACCCAAACCGTGTGGGCGTCCTTGCCCTGCAGCGCGCCCTTGTACAGCACGTTGGACTTGCAGTTCGGCGCTGCGTGGTCAACGAAGGAACGGTGTTCCAGGTGCTGGCCGGCATCGGCGAAGTACAGGCCGAAGAGCTCGATCTCGCCACCCTCAGCGGTGAAACGTGCGGTCGGGGTCACGCGAACCAGGTCGCCACCGTAGGAAACAACAACGTGCTTCAGGTGGGCGTCCTTGGCAACCTGCGCCTGCTGCGAGGAGGCGTGGATGGCTTCCTCGTCCCAGGCCTGCAGGGAGATGACGGTCAACTTGGCGCCTTCGCGAACATCGATTTCGATGTTCTCGGAGACAACCGCGGTGCCGACGTGGTCGATGACAACGACGGCCTCGGAGTTCGGCTCGGCGATCAGCACCAGGTGCGCCGCGGATGCCGCGGTGGACGAACCGGTCATGGTCATGATGACCTGTTCGCCGGTGCTTCCCGCCGGAATGGTCAGCACGTTGGCAACGGCCGCGTACTTCCAGGCGTTGGCCGAGATGCGGTCTTCCGGGATGCCGACCGAACCGACGCGGGCGTCGGTCATGGCAACGGCTTCCAGGGCGACGTTGGCCGCGCCCTCAACGGTCAGGGCAGGGGCCGCGCCGTTGAGTTCGTCCTTG
It contains:
- the sufC gene encoding Fe-S cluster assembly ATPase SufC — its product is MSTLEIKDLHVSIETEQGTKEILKGVSLTIKTGETHAIMGPNGSGKSTLASTIAGHPRYTVTSGSISLDGEDVLEMSVDERARAGLFLAMQYPVEVPGVTMTNFLRTAKTAIAGEAPKLRTWTKDVKTAMAALKIDPEFAARNVNEGFSGGEKKRVEILQLELFKPKFAVLDETDSGLDVDALKVVSEGVNRAQAENEMGTLLITHYTRILRYIKPDFVHVFVDGKIAEQGGPELADRLEEEGYDRFLNVSA
- the sufD gene encoding Fe-S cluster assembly protein SufD, whose protein sequence is MTDIATHVSGEKARIGAPAAIAGFTEEGENLSPLNEAEASSPLGGDASKAHSHGGGAGIPDSSRAGRLTSYKLEDFPVLTGREEDFRFTPLKRLGGLHKDELNGAAPALTVEGAANVALEAVAMTDARVGSVGIPEDRISANAWKYAAVANVLTIPAGSTGEQVIMTMTGSSTAASAAHLVLIAEPNSEAVVVIDHVGTAVVSENIEIDVREGAKLTVISLQAWDEEAIHASSQQAQVAKDAHLKHVVVSYGGDLVRVTPTARFTAEGGEIELFGLYFADAGQHLEHRSFVDHAAPNCKSNVLYKGALQGKDAHTVWVGDVLIRKTAMGTDSYEANRNLVLTDGARADSVPNLEIETGLIAGAGHASTTGRFDDEHLFYLMARGIDEKTARRLVVRGFLNEIVQQIGVPEIEERLAETIERELAATDN